One Candidatus Margulisiibacteriota bacterium DNA segment encodes these proteins:
- a CDS encoding PAS domain S-box protein, producing MKPAEIFEVAGFQITPPGKEKTFSDILIEIAPNIIVGLGEESKIIIFNKYAEKLTGYLAEEVIGKKWLDIFLAPETRPAITALFNEIVDKNIIEHHYENPIIMKDGTPRLIAWNNTVLLDKGKFKMVLSVGMDVTEQRMSENELRNKIQEMEKFQKILMGREDRIIELKSQIKELKGRLGEK from the coding sequence ATGAAGCCGGCCGAAATATTTGAAGTTGCCGGCTTTCAAATAACTCCCCCTGGGAAAGAAAAGACGTTTTCTGATATTCTTATTGAGATTGCCCCTAATATAATTGTCGGGCTGGGTGAAGAGTCAAAGATAATCATTTTTAATAAATACGCGGAAAAGCTGACCGGCTACCTGGCGGAAGAGGTCATCGGTAAAAAGTGGCTGGATATATTTTTGGCCCCGGAAACGCGGCCCGCCATTACCGCGCTTTTTAATGAGATCGTAGATAAAAATATCATTGAACATCATTATGAAAACCCGATAATCATGAAGGATGGAACGCCGCGCCTGATCGCCTGGAACAATACCGTTTTGCTTGATAAGGGAAAATTCAAAATGGTCCTGTCGGTCGGCATGGACGTGACCGAACAGCGCATGAGCGAAAACGAACTGCGTAATAAGATCCAGGAAATGGAGAAGTTCCAGAAAATATTGATGGGGCGAGAAGACCGTATTATCGAGCTGAAAAGCCAGATCAAGGAATTGAAGGGTCGTTTGGGAGAAAAATGA
- a CDS encoding response regulator produces MKKILLIEDYQPTVEMVTTLLEIYGYSVEVARDGVTGLSKAEKDRPDLILLDIMLPIMDGFEVSKRLKENETTKTIPVIVVSIKADLINKDDFKDRVDAYLTKPFEPQKLIDLIKSVLGN; encoded by the coding sequence ATGAAAAAAATATTGTTGATCGAGGATTATCAGCCAACGGTAGAAATGGTCACGACATTGCTGGAAATATATGGTTACTCTGTCGAGGTCGCGAGGGATGGGGTGACCGGCCTAAGCAAGGCGGAAAAGGACCGGCCTGACCTGATCCTGCTCGACATTATGCTGCCAATCATGGACGGATTTGAAGTGAGCAAGCGGTTAAAGGAAAATGAGACGACCAAAACCATTCCGGTGATCGTTGTTTCAATTAAAGCGGATCTTATTAACAAGGATGATTTCAAGGACAGGGTTGACGCGTATTTGACCAAACCATTTGAGCCGCAAAAGCTGATCGATCTGATAAAGAGCGTGTTAGGGAATTAA
- a CDS encoding flagellar biosynthesis protein FlhA — translation MAAPGIGIKDLRSLFSINDFLLAGSIVITLALMLLPLPTFVVDMLFTFSIAMALTLLLVAMYLKEPLELASFPSLLLIITVFRLGLNIAATRLILTQAYAGQVVQAFGNFVVGGNYIVGVIIFGIITIVQFVVITKGSERVAEVAARFTLDAMPGKQMSIDADLNAGLIDATEARNRRRKIEREATFFGSMDGSNKFVRGDSIAGIIIVLVNILGGVLVGWLTLGMAPMDALSTYALLTIGAGLVIQVSALLISIATGLIITKSASETSLGNDVSAQLFGQPRALAFVTIILGLFAIIPGMPTIPFMTMALASGVFALILMQKQSAKDEAKVVTEEVSAKDVLKKPESILGTLGLDPLSLKTGRNLIPLIDPTQRGPLLERITLIRYNIGQELGFVIPGVRVMDDLSLPPNQYVVEIRGTKVSMGEAFLGNHRVDMPLAQIKANKLTGTESRDPLNNDLVTWVPDENLPEIQKIGLVAKPPVDVISDHFSEVIKRYADEIMTRQNVQSLIELVKNTNAAIVRELIPDLLSLGQVHKVLQLLVRERVSIRDLSTILERLADYAHLSRDINILTEYVRQSLARQICEAYTDKDNIITVVTIDPGLEETLVGAIHQSEYGSFLAVDPNVGEKILVQISGHINNFKRLKLKPVILCSPRLRPHFKRFIERSFPDIAVLSYNEIVPQVKVQSIGMISVE, via the coding sequence ATGGCAGCGCCAGGCATTGGAATAAAAGATCTTCGAAGCCTCTTTTCAATAAACGATTTCCTCTTGGCGGGATCAATTGTCATAACCCTGGCTTTGATGCTCCTCCCCCTGCCGACCTTTGTGGTCGATATGTTGTTCACTTTTAGCATTGCCATGGCCCTAACCTTGCTGCTTGTCGCCATGTACCTGAAAGAACCGCTTGAATTGGCCTCGTTCCCTTCGCTTCTGCTGATCATTACCGTTTTTCGCCTGGGGTTAAACATTGCCGCGACCAGGCTGATCCTGACCCAGGCTTACGCCGGCCAGGTGGTACAAGCCTTCGGCAATTTTGTCGTCGGCGGCAATTATATCGTCGGGGTAATCATCTTTGGGATCATTACCATTGTTCAGTTCGTGGTCATTACCAAAGGGTCTGAAAGAGTCGCTGAAGTCGCCGCCCGTTTTACCCTTGATGCCATGCCCGGCAAACAAATGTCGATCGACGCCGACCTTAACGCCGGCCTGATCGACGCGACCGAGGCACGCAACCGCCGCCGTAAGATCGAACGCGAAGCGACCTTCTTTGGCAGCATGGATGGTTCCAACAAATTTGTTCGCGGCGATTCGATCGCCGGCATTATTATTGTTCTGGTCAATATTTTAGGGGGGGTACTGGTTGGCTGGCTTACGCTGGGTATGGCCCCTATGGACGCTTTGTCGACTTACGCACTGCTTACTATCGGCGCCGGTCTGGTCATCCAGGTCAGCGCCTTGCTGATCTCAATCGCCACCGGCCTGATCATCACAAAATCGGCCTCTGAAACAAGCCTGGGGAATGACGTTTCAGCACAATTATTTGGCCAACCCCGCGCCCTGGCCTTTGTCACGATCATCCTCGGTTTATTTGCCATTATCCCGGGCATGCCGACCATTCCTTTCATGACCATGGCGCTCGCTTCCGGTGTTTTTGCCCTGATCCTGATGCAAAAACAGAGCGCCAAAGACGAAGCTAAAGTCGTCACCGAAGAGGTCTCGGCCAAAGATGTCCTAAAGAAGCCGGAAAGCATTCTGGGAACGCTCGGCCTTGATCCTCTGTCGCTCAAGACCGGCCGCAACCTGATCCCGCTGATCGATCCGACCCAACGCGGACCCCTGCTGGAAAGGATCACCCTGATCCGCTACAACATTGGCCAGGAACTTGGGTTTGTTATTCCCGGAGTCAGGGTCATGGACGATCTTAGCCTTCCACCCAACCAATATGTCGTAGAGATCCGGGGGACCAAGGTTTCGATGGGCGAAGCCTTTTTAGGCAATCATCGGGTCGATATGCCTCTCGCCCAGATCAAAGCCAACAAACTGACCGGAACAGAGTCCCGCGATCCGCTCAACAACGACCTGGTAACCTGGGTGCCGGACGAAAATCTGCCAGAGATCCAAAAGATCGGGCTGGTCGCCAAACCGCCGGTTGATGTGATCTCCGATCACTTTTCCGAGGTCATCAAGCGATATGCCGACGAGATCATGACCCGCCAGAACGTCCAGTCACTGATCGAACTTGTAAAAAACACCAATGCCGCCATCGTTCGCGAACTTATCCCTGATCTGCTTTCCTTAGGTCAGGTCCACAAGGTCTTGCAGCTCCTGGTCAGGGAACGGGTCTCGATCCGCGACCTGTCAACGATCCTGGAACGGCTGGCCGACTACGCCCACCTTTCCCGGGACATCAACATCCTGACCGAATATGTCCGGCAATCGCTCGCGCGGCAGATCTGTGAAGCTTATACCGATAAAGACAATATCATTACCGTAGTCACGATCGATCCAGGTCTGGAAGAAACGCTGGTTGGGGCCATCCACCAGTCGGAATACGGCTCCTTCCTGGCGGTCGATCCAAACGTCGGCGAAAAGATCCTGGTCCAGATCTCCGGGCATATCAACAACTTCAAGCGACTCAAACTAAAACCGGTCATTCTTTGTTCGCCCCGGTTGCGCCCTCACTTCAAACGCTTTATCGAAAGAAGCTTTCCGGACATCGCGGTCCTCTCTTATAACGAGATCGTCCCGCAGGTCAAGGTCCAGTCGATCGGAATGATCTCGGTCGAATGA
- a CDS encoding PAS domain-containing protein — translation MNHIFVLISFLGMIVGLVSGAVIMSRDNGARINRIFFVFALSVGSYCLFDMLTLLSNNDHIAKIFSELSLFFWLALITVIVPFCLEFASRKTKLISLGFFVYLYLLMAVVYLDYLYDLIYQAPYLTQWGYISMPGPYFWVLIVYSLLMIIWGLGLLILSAKQSASLRIKKQAGLLIWGIGVSTLIGLVDVIAPLFNSGLPSFTSLATITYMMYFSVAIIRYGALTPTPALLANDILDTMPGFLLFVDQFKKIKLVNKSFLEEFQYVKKEIIGQDCGLVCLDKIEHGAFHKELEEKGSVSKKKIVLNRKDGSLLPVRMDGAVVKDRAGEKIGEIYIFLDLKKEEELLQSQKKTIDELTRIKGRMLSLLEDTTQARDEAKRKSEELAKAVDDLKVVDRLKTQFLSVISHELRTPLTPIKGFSSMLMAGQLGQLTEKQVKAIESIKREGEHLQQLIDSILDVSWIERGHKMEIKKEPVAFSSLIKDLVANMEPQFMAEELSVEVDLQADLNTLVADRSRLYRLCSNIIGNAIKYSPRGGKIMVIARNTKDGIELRVIDNGIGIEKQYLEKIFDKFFQINNSYARTSGGVGLGLAISKTIVEAHGGSIRAESDGLGWGTAIVVNLPVGN, via the coding sequence ATGAATCATATTTTTGTCCTGATCTCTTTTCTGGGAATGATCGTTGGTTTAGTAAGCGGCGCGGTCATTATGTCTCGGGATAACGGGGCAAGGATCAATAGGATTTTCTTTGTTTTTGCCCTTTCCGTTGGATCATATTGTTTGTTTGATATGTTGACCCTTCTTTCAAATAACGATCATATAGCGAAAATATTTAGCGAGCTATCCCTTTTCTTTTGGCTCGCTCTGATCACCGTGATTGTTCCTTTTTGCCTGGAGTTCGCAAGTCGTAAGACCAAGCTGATCAGCTTGGGTTTTTTTGTGTATTTGTATTTGCTTATGGCTGTTGTATATCTGGATTATTTGTATGACCTGATTTACCAGGCACCATATTTAACTCAATGGGGTTATATTAGCATGCCTGGGCCTTATTTTTGGGTATTGATCGTATATTCATTGTTAATGATCATTTGGGGGCTTGGATTGTTGATCTTATCAGCAAAACAATCTGCTTCACTTAGAATAAAAAAACAGGCGGGCCTTTTAATTTGGGGAATAGGGGTAAGCACTTTAATAGGCTTGGTCGACGTTATTGCTCCATTGTTCAACAGTGGACTCCCAAGTTTTACTTCTTTAGCGACGATTACATATATGATGTATTTTTCTGTCGCAATAATCCGGTATGGCGCGTTAACCCCCACACCCGCCTTATTAGCAAATGATATTTTAGATACAATGCCGGGTTTTCTGCTGTTTGTTGATCAGTTTAAAAAAATAAAACTGGTTAATAAAAGCTTTTTAGAAGAATTTCAGTATGTGAAAAAAGAAATAATCGGACAGGACTGCGGCCTTGTTTGCCTAGATAAGATTGAGCATGGCGCCTTCCATAAGGAATTGGAAGAAAAGGGGTCTGTCAGTAAGAAGAAAATTGTGCTAAATAGAAAAGATGGCAGTCTGCTCCCGGTCCGGATGGATGGGGCGGTCGTTAAGGATAGGGCGGGAGAAAAGATCGGCGAGATCTATATATTTCTTGACCTTAAAAAAGAAGAGGAGCTGCTGCAGTCGCAAAAAAAGACGATCGACGAATTGACCCGGATCAAGGGACGAATGCTTAGCCTTTTAGAGGACACGACTCAGGCCAGGGACGAAGCGAAGCGAAAATCAGAAGAATTGGCCAAGGCGGTCGATGATCTAAAAGTTGTTGACCGGCTCAAAACCCAGTTTTTATCGGTCATTTCCCATGAGCTTCGGACCCCGCTCACCCCGATCAAGGGTTTTTCTTCAATGCTCATGGCCGGACAGCTTGGCCAATTGACGGAAAAACAGGTAAAAGCGATCGAATCGATCAAAAGGGAAGGGGAGCATTTACAGCAATTGATCGATAGCATCCTTGATGTCAGCTGGATCGAACGCGGTCATAAGATGGAAATAAAAAAGGAGCCGGTAGCTTTTAGCTCCCTTATTAAGGATCTGGTCGCCAATATGGAGCCGCAGTTCATGGCGGAGGAGCTGTCGGTCGAGGTTGATCTTCAGGCCGACCTCAATACTCTGGTGGCTGATAGGTCAAGGCTGTACCGGTTATGCTCAAATATTATCGGGAACGCTATTAAATATTCACCCAGGGGAGGAAAGATCATGGTTATTGCGAGAAATACCAAGGATGGGATTGAACTGCGGGTGATCGATAATGGGATCGGCATAGAAAAGCAATATTTGGAGAAAATCTTTGATAAGTTCTTTCAAATTAATAATTCGTATGCGAGAACATCCGGAGGAGTTGGGTTGGGGCTGGCGATCTCAAAGACAATAGTCGAGGCGCATGGCGGATCGATCAGGGCGGAATCTGATGGCCTGGGTTGGGGGACGGCCATTGTGGTCAATTTGCCGGTGGGGAATTAA
- a CDS encoding phosphoglycerate kinase yields MAKKTIEDIKELKGKKVLVRVDFNVPLDEKQSITDDTRIRGALPTIKYLADKGGKVILVSHLGRPKNGPEDKFRLAPVAQKLAKLIGKPIVYVKDCIGPEVEAAVSALKDGDILLLENVRFYKEEEKNDQAFAKKLASLADVYVNDAFGTAHRAHASTEGVTKYLKGYAGYLMEKEIRFLGQLITSPAKPFVAILGGAKISGKIDVISNLLSKVDTLIIGGGMAYTFFKARGISVGNSLVEEDKVSMARDILKKAIDLGVPIMLPIDHIVADKYDANANSQLVTRAGIPDNWQGMDIGPETITKFGHAVKKAKTIFWNGPLGVFEFDKFANGTISIAKMVADATEKNGAVSVIGGGDSVAAVEKAGLADKMTHISTGGGASLEFVEGKVLPGIACLQDK; encoded by the coding sequence ATGGCCAAGAAGACGATCGAAGATATTAAGGAATTAAAAGGGAAAAAGGTCCTGGTCCGGGTTGATTTTAATGTCCCGCTTGACGAGAAGCAGTCGATAACTGACGATACCCGGATCCGGGGCGCTCTTCCGACCATTAAATATCTTGCCGACAAAGGTGGGAAGGTGATCCTGGTCTCCCACCTGGGTCGGCCCAAAAATGGGCCGGAAGATAAATTTCGGTTAGCGCCAGTTGCCCAAAAGCTGGCCAAGCTTATTGGCAAGCCTATCGTCTACGTTAAAGATTGTATCGGGCCCGAAGTTGAAGCGGCGGTCAGCGCCTTAAAAGATGGGGATATTTTACTTCTTGAAAATGTCCGTTTTTACAAAGAAGAAGAGAAGAACGACCAGGCATTCGCGAAAAAGCTTGCTTCCCTGGCCGATGTTTATGTCAACGACGCTTTTGGGACAGCCCACCGGGCCCATGCCTCGACCGAAGGGGTGACCAAATACCTTAAAGGATATGCCGGTTATTTGATGGAGAAGGAGATCAGGTTCCTGGGCCAGCTGATCACTTCTCCAGCCAAGCCTTTTGTGGCAATTCTTGGTGGAGCTAAAATATCCGGCAAGATCGATGTTATCTCCAATTTATTATCCAAGGTTGATACCTTGATCATTGGTGGGGGGATGGCCTACACCTTTTTTAAAGCGCGTGGGATAAGCGTAGGGAATTCGTTGGTAGAAGAGGATAAAGTCAGCATGGCCCGCGACATTCTAAAAAAAGCGATCGATCTGGGAGTGCCGATCATGCTCCCCATTGATCATATCGTAGCCGATAAGTACGACGCCAATGCCAATTCACAGCTGGTGACGCGGGCGGGGATACCCGACAACTGGCAGGGGATGGATATAGGTCCGGAAACCATTACCAAATTCGGGCACGCGGTAAAAAAAGCGAAGACGATCTTCTGGAACGGTCCGCTTGGCGTTTTTGAGTTCGATAAATTCGCCAACGGGACGATCTCGATCGCGAAAATGGTCGCTGACGCGACCGAAAAGAACGGCGCGGTTTCGGTTATTGGGGGCGGTGACTCGGTCGCGGCAGTTGAAAAAGCCGGCCTGGCCGATAAAATGACCCATATTTCTACCGGCGGCGGCGCGTCACTCGAATTTGTTGAGGGGAAAGTCCTCCCTGGTATCGCTTGTCTTCAAGATAAATAA
- a CDS encoding sigma-70 family RNA polymerase sigma factor, producing MISRNEIEDRIIAVLREQFLKHSDETLEKYSEKIKVLVRWYVSTLPRHIAKTEADDLEQEAKIAFLDCIKTWDPRKGELWTYVSVRLKGSMQDYLRKRGNDPVVGMYEFITSAANVYLAFNSKHIAQDDVDKGLHFDNAIKDLSNKEKAVIDNYYRKDMTFKEIGKEIGLSESQVSRICKDATMKLKENMTDPGEEPA from the coding sequence ATGATCAGCAGAAATGAGATCGAAGATAGAATAATTGCCGTCCTTCGCGAACAATTCTTAAAACATAGCGATGAAACGCTGGAAAAGTACAGCGAAAAGATCAAGGTGCTGGTCCGCTGGTACGTCTCTACCCTCCCCAGGCATATCGCCAAAACAGAAGCCGACGACCTGGAACAGGAGGCAAAGATCGCTTTTCTGGATTGCATCAAAACCTGGGACCCGCGCAAAGGGGAGCTCTGGACCTACGTTTCGGTCCGGCTGAAGGGGTCAATGCAGGACTATCTGCGCAAACGGGGGAATGACCCTGTTGTCGGGATGTACGAATTCATTACCTCGGCCGCCAATGTTTATCTGGCGTTCAACAGCAAGCATATTGCCCAGGATGATGTTGATAAAGGGCTTCATTTTGATAATGCCATCAAAGACCTTTCTAACAAGGAAAAAGCGGTCATTGACAATTATTATCGCAAAGATATGACCTTCAAGGAGATCGGTAAAGAAATTGGCCTTTCCGAGTCGCAGGTCTCGCGGATCTGCAAGGATGCCACCATGAAATTGAAGGAAAACATGACCGACCCAGGCGAAGAACCCGCTTAA
- the secG gene encoding preprotein translocase subunit SecG, with translation MTGLLVFLQIASGILLVIAVLLHTAKGEGLGGIGGTAHIFGTPKGMEEGLDRLTWGLAGAFMLFSIFLAMLKG, from the coding sequence ATGACGGGATTATTGGTTTTTTTGCAAATTGCGTCCGGGATTCTACTGGTTATTGCGGTCTTGTTGCACACGGCCAAAGGTGAAGGGTTGGGTGGAATCGGCGGCACCGCCCACATTTTTGGCACGCCAAAAGGGATGGAAGAGGGGCTTGACAGATTGACCTGGGGATTGGCCGGGGCGTTTATGCTTTTTTCGATTTTTTTAGCGATGTTAAAGGGGTAA
- the rodA gene encoding rod shape-determining protein RodA — protein MINFRMLRLSDLLIWGAVTFLIVIGLLAIFSTTYRLQIRIDGDPFIFVKRQFFSLIIGFIMMWVFAYVDYEHLKKWSPFVYLGSILLLFLILFTGSSAMGAQRWLQIGFFSFQPSEFSKLAIILILAYYLSIHRDLNTWQGLTSVALIVLVPIMLIFKQPDLGTAIVFFAILLGMLVEGEVSPWTLAFLLTPLLSLLTRPVFPFWIVYLLLVYLGLFLSRANFWQWLVIFGSNVLVGVMLPFMWGVLKPYQQSRIISFLNPAADPLGAGYHTLQSCIAIGGGGLLGKGFLHGSQTQLQFIPEQHSDFIFSSIGEEFGFIGAFFLLIAYALLVWRAVVIALEARDLFGRMTAMGIAIMFAFHFFANIGMVIGLLPVVGIPLPFVSFGGSSLIVNLICVGILQSIAMRRQKLIF, from the coding sequence ATGATCAATTTCCGGATGCTCAGGCTTTCCGATCTCTTGATCTGGGGCGCGGTCACTTTTTTAATTGTTATCGGTCTATTGGCTATTTTCAGCACCACATACCGCTTGCAGATCAGGATCGACGGCGACCCCTTTATTTTTGTCAAAAGGCAGTTCTTTTCGCTGATCATTGGGTTTATCATGATGTGGGTTTTTGCTTATGTTGACTACGAACATTTAAAAAAATGGTCTCCTTTTGTCTATCTTGGCTCGATTCTCCTCCTTTTTCTGATCCTTTTTACCGGCTCAAGCGCCATGGGGGCCCAGCGCTGGCTGCAGATCGGTTTCTTTTCCTTCCAGCCCTCGGAGTTTTCCAAACTGGCGATCATTTTGATCCTGGCTTATTACCTGTCGATCCACCGGGATCTTAATACCTGGCAGGGGCTGACTTCTGTGGCGCTGATCGTGCTGGTCCCCATCATGCTGATCTTTAAACAACCTGACCTGGGGACGGCAATAGTTTTTTTCGCGATCCTGTTGGGCATGCTGGTGGAAGGGGAGGTCTCCCCTTGGACCCTGGCTTTTCTGCTGACTCCTTTGCTTTCACTATTAACGCGACCCGTTTTTCCCTTTTGGATCGTTTATTTGCTATTGGTTTATTTAGGGCTTTTTCTCTCCCGGGCCAACTTCTGGCAGTGGCTGGTGATCTTTGGTTCCAATGTGCTGGTCGGTGTGATGCTGCCGTTCATGTGGGGGGTGCTAAAACCGTATCAGCAGTCGAGAATAATCTCTTTTCTTAATCCGGCGGCCGATCCGCTGGGGGCCGGCTACCATACTTTGCAGAGTTGTATTGCCATTGGCGGGGGAGGCCTGCTGGGAAAAGGATTTTTGCATGGGTCGCAGACCCAATTGCAATTCATTCCGGAACAGCACTCCGATTTTATATTTTCCTCGATCGGCGAGGAGTTCGGTTTTATCGGGGCGTTTTTTCTCCTCATTGCATACGCTCTGCTGGTCTGGCGGGCGGTCGTTATAGCGCTTGAAGCTCGTGACCTGTTTGGACGGATGACCGCCATGGGGATCGCGATCATGTTCGCGTTTCATTTCTTTGCCAATATTGGTATGGTGATCGGGCTCCTGCCGGTGGTCGGCATCCCTTTACCCTTTGTCAGTTTTGGCGGCTCTTCTTTGATCGTTAACCTGATCTGCGTGGGGATATTACAAAGCATCGCGATGAGAAGGCAAAAACTGATCTTTTAG
- the gap gene encoding type I glyceraldehyde-3-phosphate dehydrogenase, whose protein sequence is MAVKVGINGFGRIGRQVVHAMVEKGALGKEIEVVAVVDIVTDAKYFAYQMKYDSVHGRFKGTISTEKSAPGVAEDDVLVINGSKIKCVMATKEPGQLPWKELGVEYVIESTGLFTSSEKAQGHLAAGAKKVIISAPGKGDVKTIVMGVNDNEYDATKHNIISNASCTTNCLAPVVHVLLKEGIGVETGLMTTIHSYTATQKTVDGPSKKDWRGGRAAAINIIPSTTGAAKAVGEVLPATKGRMTGMSFRVPTADVSVVDLTFRATKDTSIEEIDALLKKASKTYLKGILGVADEEIVSTDFIHDDRSSIYDSLATLQNNLKGEKRFFKVVSWYDNEWGYSCRVVDLVKMIAGKK, encoded by the coding sequence ATGGCAGTAAAAGTAGGGATCAACGGGTTCGGCAGGATCGGTCGGCAGGTAGTTCACGCGATGGTTGAAAAGGGGGCTTTGGGGAAGGAGATAGAAGTTGTCGCGGTTGTTGATATTGTAACTGACGCGAAGTATTTCGCTTATCAGATGAAGTATGATTCGGTTCACGGCAGGTTCAAGGGGACCATCTCCACTGAAAAGAGTGCTCCAGGCGTGGCTGAAGATGATGTTCTGGTCATCAATGGAAGCAAGATCAAATGTGTTATGGCGACCAAAGAGCCGGGCCAGCTCCCCTGGAAAGAGCTTGGGGTTGAGTACGTGATCGAATCGACCGGTCTTTTTACCAGTTCGGAGAAGGCCCAGGGACATTTGGCCGCCGGAGCCAAAAAAGTGATCATCTCCGCTCCCGGAAAAGGGGATGTCAAGACCATTGTAATGGGGGTTAACGACAACGAATATGACGCGACCAAGCATAATATTATTTCTAACGCCTCCTGTACTACTAATTGCCTTGCTCCGGTGGTTCATGTCCTGCTGAAAGAGGGGATTGGAGTTGAGACCGGCCTGATGACTACGATCCACTCTTATACCGCGACCCAGAAGACCGTTGACGGTCCTTCCAAAAAAGATTGGCGTGGCGGCCGGGCGGCGGCGATCAATATCATTCCTTCCACTACCGGCGCGGCCAAAGCGGTTGGCGAAGTTCTCCCGGCGACCAAAGGTAGAATGACCGGGATGTCCTTTCGCGTGCCGACGGCCGACGTGTCCGTGGTTGACCTGACCTTCCGGGCGACAAAAGATACTTCGATCGAAGAGATCGACGCCCTGTTAAAAAAAGCTTCCAAGACCTATCTGAAGGGAATTCTTGGCGTCGCTGACGAAGAGATCGTTTCTACCGATTTTATCCATGACGATCGCTCCTCGATCTATGATTCTCTGGCGACCCTGCAGAACAACCTGAAAGGTGAAAAACGTTTCTTCAAGGTTGTTTCCTGGTACGACAACGAATGGGGCTATTCCTGCCGCGTTGTTGACCTGGTCAAAATGATCGCGGGTAAAAAGTAA
- the flhB gene encoding flagellar biosynthesis protein FlhB yields MGEGGDKTEEPTPHRLREAREKGQVAKSREVTTAVLLLLSYYVLRWLGEFMFKNLAEVTQAILQLIPEAKEFNMGFAGYVLLLGLRAVLFVLGPIFGITFIGSFLAEAAQTGFVFSGEALTPKLEKLNPLEGFKKMFGMQGIVELIKSILKIVVVFYIAWSAMKDDFPYIIVLMETHPWQALTLGGTIAYRIAIRVGMFYIIIALFDYFYRRWEYMRNLKMTKQEIKEEYKRLEGDPQVKQRIRDLQRQAAHQRMMGSVPQADVVVTNPTHIAVALKYDTARMKAPVVLAKGERKNAEAIRNLAEAHEITIVENVELARSLYKTVKVNQEVPADLYQAVAEVLAYVYKIRKERKERRKASLALSPR; encoded by the coding sequence ATGGGTGAAGGCGGAGATAAAACAGAAGAACCAACTCCTCATCGCCTTAGAGAGGCGAGGGAAAAGGGGCAGGTCGCGAAAAGCCGGGAAGTAACTACCGCCGTTCTGTTGCTTCTTTCATACTATGTCCTGCGCTGGCTGGGAGAATTCATGTTTAAGAACCTGGCCGAAGTCACCCAGGCAATCCTGCAACTGATCCCCGAAGCCAAAGAATTCAATATGGGTTTTGCCGGATATGTGCTGCTGCTCGGTTTACGAGCGGTCCTTTTTGTACTTGGCCCCATCTTTGGTATAACTTTTATCGGTTCTTTCCTGGCGGAGGCGGCCCAGACCGGCTTTGTCTTTTCCGGTGAAGCGTTGACCCCAAAACTGGAAAAATTAAACCCGCTTGAAGGGTTCAAGAAAATGTTCGGCATGCAGGGGATCGTCGAACTGATAAAATCGATCTTAAAGATCGTCGTCGTTTTTTATATCGCCTGGTCAGCCATGAAGGACGATTTCCCTTATATTATAGTCCTGATGGAAACCCATCCCTGGCAGGCGCTGACCCTTGGAGGGACCATCGCTTACCGGATAGCGATCCGCGTCGGGATGTTCTACATTATCATCGCTTTATTTGATTATTTTTACCGCCGCTGGGAATATATGCGCAATTTAAAGATGACCAAGCAGGAGATCAAAGAAGAATATAAGCGCCTGGAGGGAGATCCCCAGGTCAAGCAGAGGATCCGCGATCTCCAGCGGCAGGCGGCCCACCAGCGGATGATGGGCTCGGTCCCTCAGGCCGATGTGGTAGTCACCAACCCGACCCATATCGCGGTCGCGCTCAAATATGATACCGCCAGGATGAAAGCACCGGTCGTCCTGGCCAAAGGAGAAAGAAAGAACGCCGAAGCGATCCGTAATCTGGCCGAAGCGCACGAGATCACGATAGTTGAGAACGTCGAATTAGCCAGGTCTCTGTATAAAACGGTCAAGGTCAACCAAGAGGTCCCGGCCGACCTATACCAGGCGGTCGCCGAGGTCTTAGCATACGTCTACAAGATCAGAAAAGAGAGGAAAGAACGACGGAAGGCTTCTCTTGCCCTCTCTCCCCGATAG